In Cinclus cinclus chromosome 13, bCinCin1.1, whole genome shotgun sequence, a genomic segment contains:
- the SNAPC5 gene encoding snRNA-activating protein complex subunit 5 isoform X3 — protein sequence MIGAGEEKVPVPLPALAEDTQQTLGQMDNEAAINQTELHLSLQDYKEEEEEEEEESDS from the exons ATGAttggggctggagaggagaaggtccctgtgcccctgccagccctggctgaggacACGCAGCAG ACTCTTGGGCAGATGGACAACGAGGCTGCCATCAATCAAACTGAGTTACACCTTAGTCTTCAGGATTataaagaggaggaagaggaggaggaggaggaatctGATTcttga
- the SNAPC5 gene encoding snRNA-activating protein complex subunit 5 isoform X2 — protein MLRRLQELRREEETLLRVKAALHDQLRRLRTLGQMDNEAAINQTELHLSLQDYKEEEEEEEEESDS, from the exons ATGCtgaggcggctgcaggagctgcgCAGGGAGGAGGAGACGCTGCTGCGGGTCAAGGCGGCGCTGCACGATCAGCTCCGCCGGCTGCGG ACTCTTGGGCAGATGGACAACGAGGCTGCCATCAATCAAACTGAGTTACACCTTAGTCTTCAGGATTataaagaggaggaagaggaggaggaggaggaatctGATTcttga
- the RPL4 gene encoding large ribosomal subunit protein uL4 — protein sequence MACARPLISVYSEKGEASGKNVTLPAVFKAPIRPDVVNFVHTNLRKNNRQPYAVSELAGHQTSAESWGTGRAVARIPRVRGGGTHRSGQGAFGNMCRGGRMFAPTKTWRRWHRRVNIMQKRYAICSALAASALPALVMSKGHRIEEIPELPLVVEDKVEGYKKTKEAVLLLKKLKAWNDIKKVYASQRMRAGKGKMRNRRRIQRRGPCIIYNEDNGIIRAFRNIPGITLLNVNKLNLLRLAPGGHVGRFCIWTESAFRKLDDLYGTWRKAATLKSDYNLPMHKMTNTDIGRIMRSQEIQKALRAPKKKIQRRVLKKNPLKNLRIMIKLNPYAKTMRRNTILRHAQNHKLKEEKKAKAQAKLAAKAPAAPKAEPAAKKAKAAKAAKPAAKAKAEA from the exons ATG GCTTGCGCTCGGCCGCTGATCTCCGTGTACTCCGAGAAGGGAGAGGCGTCGGGCAAGAACGTGACGCTGCCCGCGGTGTTCAAGGCTCCCATCCGGCCCGACGTGGTGAACTTCGTGCACACCAACCTGCGCAAGAACAACCGGCAGCCCTACGCCGTCAGCGAGCTCGCAG GTCACCAGACCAGTGCTGAATCATGGGGTACCGGCAGAGCTGTCGCTCGAATCCCGCGAGTCCGGGGTGGTGGCACTCACCGCTCTGGCCAGGGTGCCTTTGGCAAT ATGTGTCGTGGCGGCCGCATGTTCGCCCCGACCAAGACCTGGCGGCGCTGGCACCGCAGAGTGAACATCATGCAGAAGCGTTACGccatctgctctgctctggctgcctcTGCCCTCCCAGCTCTGGTCATGTCTAAAG GCCACCGTATTGAAGAGATTCCAGAACTTCCTCTGGTTGTTGAGGACAAGGTTGAGGGCTATAAGAAAACCAAGGAAGCTGTTCTCCTCCTGAAGAAGCTTAAAGCTTGGAATGATATCAAAAAG gtTTACGCCTCCCAGCGCATGCGGGCTGGGAAGGGCAAGATGAGGAATCGCCGCCGCATCCAGCGCAGGGGACCCTGCATCATCTACAACGAGGACAACGGCATCATCAGAGCTTTCCGGAATATCCCAG GAATCACTCTGCTGAACGTGAACAAGCTGAACCTGCTGCGCCTGGCTCCTGGGGGCCACGTGGGGCGTTTCTGCATCTGGACAGAGAGCGCCTTCCGCAAGCTGGACGATCTGTACGGCACCTGGCGCAAGGCTGCCACGCTCAAGAGTGACTACAA CCTGCCAATGCACAAGATGACCAATACAGATATTGGAAGAATCATGAGAAGCCAGGAAATCCAGAAGGCTCTGCGTGCTCCAAA GAAGAAGATTCAGCGCAGAGTCCTGAAGAAGAACCCGCTGAAGAACCTGAGAATCATGATCAAGTTGAACCCGTATGCCAAAACCATGCGGCGCAACACCATCCTGAGGCACGCCCAGAAC CACAAACtcaaggaagagaagaaagccaAGGCCCAGGCCAAGCTGGCAGCCAAGGCCCCGGCTGCACCCAAGGCAGAGCCCGctgccaagaaggccaaggcaGCCAAGGCAGCCAAGCCCGCGGCAAAGGCCAAGGCCGAGGCATAA
- the SNAPC5 gene encoding snRNA-activating protein complex subunit 5 isoform X1: protein MLRRLQELRREEETLLRVKAALHDQLRRLRVEELALQSMIGAGEEKVPVPLPALAEDTQQTLGQMDNEAAINQTELHLSLQDYKEEEEEEEEESDS from the exons ATGCtgaggcggctgcaggagctgcgCAGGGAGGAGGAGACGCTGCTGCGGGTCAAGGCGGCGCTGCACGATCAGCTCCGCCGGCTGCGG GTGGAGGAGCTGGCGCTGCAGTCCATGAttggggctggagaggagaaggtccctgtgcccctgccagccctggctgaggacACGCAGCAG ACTCTTGGGCAGATGGACAACGAGGCTGCCATCAATCAAACTGAGTTACACCTTAGTCTTCAGGATTataaagaggaggaagaggaggaggaggaggaatctGATTcttga